The Desulfuromonadales bacterium genome includes a window with the following:
- a CDS encoding WYL domain-containing protein encodes MNRPGKPAKKYSQAARLHDVIRILEARFGATVDELAGECAVNRRTVFRDLQAVRDAGYPLVSEQESDGRVLYRFLTGFKKIPPITFSLDELMTLYLCRGQLAVLAGTPFQDDLDAIFGRIRSSLPPRSVAHLERIAEAAAPRFQGVRDYRAKRQILVQLREALLYQYRCRLSYAPPRREAEDYLFDPYTLLFYQNSLYLGGFAHNRGALRLFLIDRLQKVEVSRERFEVPDDFVAADLTGSAFGLIDDTPMAVRVRFGAAVAHLIRERNWHPTQELEEAADGSLVLSFTAGGEKELLAWLYSYLPHVEVLDPATLRSAFRQGLEEGLRKS; translated from the coding sequence ATGAACCGTCCCGGCAAGCCCGCAAAGAAATACAGTCAGGCGGCCCGCCTGCACGACGTGATCCGCATTCTCGAGGCGCGCTTCGGAGCCACCGTCGATGAACTGGCCGGAGAGTGTGCTGTCAACCGCCGCACCGTCTTCCGCGATCTGCAGGCGGTCCGCGACGCCGGCTACCCCCTGGTTTCCGAGCAGGAGAGCGATGGCCGGGTCCTTTACCGCTTTCTCACCGGGTTCAAGAAAATACCGCCGATCACTTTCTCCCTTGATGAGCTGATGACCCTCTACCTCTGCCGGGGGCAACTCGCCGTCCTGGCCGGGACCCCGTTTCAGGACGATCTTGACGCCATCTTCGGCCGCATCCGGTCCAGCCTGCCGCCACGCAGCGTCGCCCACCTGGAACGCATCGCCGAAGCGGCGGCGCCGCGCTTTCAGGGGGTACGCGATTACCGCGCCAAGCGTCAGATTCTCGTTCAGTTGCGGGAGGCGCTTCTTTACCAGTACCGTTGTCGCCTGAGTTATGCGCCGCCGCGGCGCGAAGCCGAAGACTACCTTTTCGATCCCTACACCCTGCTGTTTTACCAGAACTCCCTCTACCTCGGCGGCTTCGCCCATAACCGCGGTGCCCTGCGGTTGTTCCTGATCGATCGCCTGCAGAAGGTCGAAGTCAGCCGTGAACGCTTCGAGGTTCCTGACGATTTTGTCGCCGCTGACCTGACCGGCAGCGCTTTTGGTCTGATCGATGATACGCCGATGGCAGTCAGGGTTCGCTTCGGCGCCGCCGTCGCCCACCTCATCCGCGAACGCAACTGGCATCCCACCCAAGAGCTGGAGGAGGCTGCTGACGGCTCGCTGGTGCTCTCCTTTACAGCCGGCGGCGAGAAGGAACTCCTCGCCTGGCTTTATTCCTACCTTCCCCACGTCGAAGTGCTCGACCCCGCAACCCTCCGTTCCGCTTTCCGTCAAGGTCTTGAAGAAGGTCTTCGGAAAAGCTGA
- a CDS encoding Maf family protein produces the protein MRTIVLASTSPYRRQLLQQLQLPFVAAAPRYEEMIEQEVAPGLLVKHLAAGKAESLAPYYPDALIIGADQVFVDPRNRILGKPGDAEKAEEQLRAMAGKAHTFFTGVAVHDSLSGETITDFATYVVTLRHLDHAQIHSYVERENPVDCAGSFKIEGLGIALMDEMGGEDYTSLIGLPLIKLVRILEQFGVQVL, from the coding sequence ATGCGCACCATCGTTCTTGCATCCACCAGCCCCTACCGCCGCCAATTACTGCAACAGCTGCAACTTCCCTTCGTTGCCGCTGCTCCCCGCTACGAAGAGATGATCGAACAAGAAGTAGCGCCGGGACTGCTGGTCAAGCATCTGGCCGCAGGCAAGGCGGAAAGCCTTGCCCCCTATTATCCCGACGCTCTGATCATTGGCGCCGACCAGGTTTTCGTCGACCCGCGCAACCGTATCCTCGGCAAGCCAGGAGATGCCGAAAAGGCCGAGGAACAACTGCGCGCCATGGCAGGCAAGGCCCATACATTTTTCACTGGCGTGGCTGTGCACGATAGCCTCTCGGGGGAAACGATCACCGATTTTGCCACCTATGTGGTCACGCTTCGCCATCTGGACCACGCGCAGATCCACTCGTACGTCGAACGGGAGAATCCCGTCGACTGTGCCGGTTCGTTCAAGATTGAGGGCTTGGGTATCGCCTTGATGGACGAGATGGGCGGTGAGGACTACACCAGCCTCATCGGGCTGCCGTTGATCAAGCTGGTTCGCATACTCGAGCAGTTTGGCGTGCAGGTCCTGTAA